gATCAGGAGATCAGAAGCAGGGACAAATTTGAGATCAGAACCACGAGTCAGTAACCAGACTCAGGCCAAGTCAAGATACTGGGGgatcagaggcaggagacaaactaGAGATGAGAGAtcagttgcagttggggaggtttaggttggatattaggaaaaactttttccctaggagggtggtgaagcactggaatgggttacctagggaggtggtggaatctcctttcgtagaggtttttaaggtcaggtttgacaaagccctggctgggatgatttagttggggattggtcctgctttgagcagggggttggactagatacctcctgaggtcccttccaaccctgatattctaggattctgtgATTCTCACAAGTCAGATACCAGGAAGTCAAGCTGGGGGAGTGGAAGAAGGAAGCACAAGGCATACAGTCCAGGGTGGAGCCTAGTTGTTCAgccagcttcctgttcctgctgctggctttccccttagtcatctcttttctgagctgaacAGTCTTAATCTTTTTAGTTTCATACCATTTCATACCTTTGATGATCTTAGTTGCCCTTTCCCAGttccactatatcttttttgagatggggagaccagaactgcacacagtattcaaggtgcgggtgcaccatggatttatatagtgccatgATAATATTTGCTGTCTTATTTCcatccctttcctagtggttcTTAGCATTCTGTTAGTCTGTTTGACCATTGCTGTGCActgagcagaagttttcagagaactatccacgactccaaaatctctttcttgagtggtatcagctaatttaaaacctatcattttatatgtgcgtttgggattattttttccgatgtgcattactttacacttACCAGTGttgcatttcatctgccattttgttgcccagtcactcggTTTTGTGAGATTCCTCTGTGGCTCTTTGTAGTCAGCTTTGGACCAAATATCTTAACTAATTTTGTatcttctgcaaactttgccacttcactgtaggccccattttccagatcatagaatcatagaaatgtaggactggaaaggaacTCAATCAATCGTCTAGTCCAGTctcttgcactgaggcaggactaaatattatctagaccatccctggaagtgtttgtctaacctattcatCCGATTTattttagaccatttctccagtttgtccagatcattttgaattctaatcctgtcctccaatgtGCATGCAACCCAGCTTGGTACATCCACATCTTTAAATGTACTGTCTgcgccattatccaaatcatttatgaagctaTTGAATAGAATAAGAGCCAGGACAGATCTCTGTGGGAcctcagcttgactgtgaaccactgacaactactctctgagtagGTTCGTCTAGGCTCtctccctagtttgtttatgagacagtatcaaaagccttactaaaatcaagatatatcatatctactgcttccccccatccacaaagcttgttacgCTGTCAAAGAAGGTGTGACAGTCTGCACCCTTATGTTCACcatttttacaagactatgatacattttgtacaaaatatgacttgtgaggtatcatttgaaaactcataatttgctggtcattactgtcctggtaaaatatgtgtgacaACATTCTATGTAAAGTCATAAGCTTATACTATATGACACTGCTGAGACATGCTCccagtttagaaaagcaggcttaaaccagttcctcagagacaaaaggcaaactgatgtcTCGGCCAGGTGCCAACATAAACAAATGGACTATCACCTGATTAAGTGGACATTCTTTGGCAGCAAGAAGGGTGtgagtgagaaatttacatcttggcaaaaGAACAGCTGGGACTTCTCATGCAAACAGATTTTCtgctcctgaacctcagctggagatgactttttaaaaggaaaataactgTAAGAAATGAGAACAGAGGACACAAATCATCTCTCTCTTCATCCCTACTCATGTCATCGACAATACTTGAAAGACTTCATTGGACAAGGGAGAGAGATCCTGGCTGGAAGATTCAGCCAGTAAGACTCTTAGAACATATGATGAGAGAGAGTTTTGCTTTGAATTcgcttagcttgttaagttaggtattagtttgtgttttgccttttatttctttgtacccaactctgacttttatgcctcactacttgtagtcacttcaaatctatctttttgtagttaataaacttgttttattgttttatttacaccagtgtgtttgaattgaagtgtttgggaacttcatttgggataacaagattTGTACATaccattttctattaatgaaatgacggGCCGGTTATTCATTGTTTTGCAGGGATTTGGGAGGCTGTTCATTTATTGGTGAAAATGTTTTCAGATGTTCCTGAGGAAATTAGCCTGGGATTTCCAAAGAAGCCTGAGAGAGTTTCAGTCGCCtgtgaaaatcccagcctgaatGCAcaatatttgcatatgcaaatttaAAGTAATACAATTGTCTCACACACTCTGCACAAGCAACCCCCTGTGGATCCATCAGCTATCCCCACAAATACACCAACCCTGCACACCAGAGTCCATTAGCACTTTCCAGCCACCACCACAGGAATTCTCCTCCTCCACAGGGATGAATTAGAGCTCAGGCACGTAGGTTTCTGCTTAGAGCCCTGTTCTTCATGGTCTGCGATCACAGCTTTCCTTGGAACAAAGGCAGTTACTAGCCTTCATGACTGCAAAGAAAAGCATAAACCTCACTTCAGTGTAACCAACACAATGATGCTACCTGagcctgcagagagcctgagcccatcgctGTGAGAGGGAGGAGCTGCCCCAAATGTAATGGACACAGAGacactgcctgagtctgcagagagcctgagccaattGCTCTGAGATGGGGAAGCTGCCTTGACTGTGACTGATACAGCAACACTGCCTGAGTCTGTAAAGAGCTGAGCCTGTCACTGGGAGAGTGGTGAATTGCTCTCTGCATCTCAGTGAGGTGTTAACATCAATATCAGATATTTGAGGGGGCCCTGAGAGGACTCCGTGTGGCAGAAGAGTGCAGGGCACCAGCCCCCTGTGTACAGAGGCAGATATTTACAGGGGTTAGATCATGGAAGGGGGGACAGAGAGCAAGCACATGCTGGATAACATTTCCGGTTTGAATTAATTGCATGGCAGCCTGGAGGTGTGTCTTCCAGGCACCAGCCCTTCAGTCAGGCTGCAGGGATCTCTTTACAGAGTTAGCTGAATTACTGCACttagaaaacagaaaaataacTACAGAGTCATGCAGACTACAAACAGTGTTAGCCTGATGGAGACAGCGCTGGCCTGGTTCTTATCTGGCTCTGCCAATGgcctgctatgtgaccttgggcaagtcccttcccctctctgttcctcagtttccccatctgtaaagtgacaAGAATGATACAGCCTCCCTTTGTAACATGCTCAGTGGCTGTTCTTATGccaccttccttctcctcctgcttcAGCCTGGTAGCGGCTTCATTTACACGGAGTTTCTGGGGGGCGTTTCTTGCTACAGCCATTGCTAGCTTACTGCCCCCGAGCTCCGGCTGCTACGGCGCCGCGTGGGCGCAGCAGGGAGCGCTTCGCTGCTAGGAAGTCTCGCGTGTCCCACTAGTTGCAGGCTAGAGAACTGGGTTCTGATTTACTCAGACTCAAGCCGTTTTCCCAGCCTCTGTCGGAGCCTCCCCCCGTGTCCTCCCCGCGGCGATCAGCGATACCGACCAGACCCCCAGCGCTGGCAAGTTCCCACCTCCCCAGCCAGCGCCGctgcggggctgcggggctcgAAGCAGCCTGACGCCTCCCCCGGCTCCCGGGAGCCAGACACCCGCGGCTCCCACCGCACGGCCCCGGGTCACGCGTTGGCGGCAGCGGGGGAGGGACCGAGGCCGGGCCCAGGCTCCCTGCGCTCCCGCCGGCGGGCTGCGGAGGACGCGTGCGCGGTGCGCACCAGCCGGGCCGGCTTCAGGTACGGCCCGGGCGCGCTGGGCCCCGAGAGCGGCCGCGGCCTCGGCCTCCGCCTGCTGCAGCCCGGGCCGGGAGGGTGAGACGCGGGGGGGCCCGGGCCcaggcccagggggctgcgggacTCAGGGGGTGCCGGCTgtgggtgccaggctggggggtgtCGGCTGGGGGTTGGATGCCagctgtgccaggctggggggtgccaggctgggggttggATGCCAGCTGTGCCAGCTGGGGTGTTAGGCTGGCGTTGACAGCTGTGCCggctgggggtgccaggctgggggctggggggtgccaggctgggggctggggggtgccaggctgggggttggggtgccagCTGTGCCAGCTGGGGTGTTAGGCTGGCGTTGACagctgtgccaggctggggggtgccaggctggggggtgccggctgggggtgccaggctgggggctggggggtgccaggctgggggttggggtgccagctgtgccaggctggggtgtTAGGGTGGCGTTGACagctgtgccaggctggggggtgccggctgggggtgccaggctgggggctgaggggtgccaggctgggggttggggtgccagctgtgccaggctggggggtgccggctgggggttccaggctgggggttggggtgccagctatgccaggctgggggttggggtgtcagCTGTGCCAGGCTGGTGGGTGCCgctgggggtgccaggctgggggttgggtgccagctgtgccaggctgggggtgTTAGGCTGAGGCGTGGGGGATGCCAGGCTGGCATTGACAGCTGTGCCAGGCTGGGGATTCCGGCTGGGGGTGCTAGGCTGGGGGCTgaggggtgccaggctgggggttgggtgcCAGCTGTGCCAGCTGGGGGTGctaggctgggggttgggggataCCAGGCTGGCGTTGACAGCTGTTCCAGGCTGGAGGGTGCTGGGTGGGAGGTGCCAGGCAGCGGGGTGCCACCTGTGCCAGGCTCAGGGGCCTGTTGGTGCCAGCGGTGCTGgactgggggagctgggggtgctgggctggggggtggatgCTGTTCGGGGGACTGTGCTAGCTTGCGGGTGCCAGCTGTACTAGGCGCAGTCCTTTGCCCTgctcagggggtgctgggctaGGGGGGTGCAAGTGCTGGATGGAGGGTGTGTGGGTGCTAGGCTGGGAGGTGCAGctgtgccaggctcagccctCCACTGCACGCTCAGGGGTACCCATCCCCCCACCAGGCATCACCCCTCACAGCCTCCTGTCTCATTGGCCTGCATCAAACCGCCAGCCACCAGGTTTGCGATTCTGAGGGAGTGTCCCGGGCTGTCCTGATCCTTGCAGGCACTGCATAGCTAGGAGCAGACTTTGAAACCCAGTGGGTCCCATTGCCCACCCAGCGCCAGGATCGCTGCCTGGGGATGCCATCCCTGCATTGTCCAGGCATCGCCACGGGCTGCAGGTGCCAGAGGCTGAATTCTGTGGTCATAGAGTGaagtccagaagggacctttgtgatcatctagtctgaccccctgtataacaaCACAGGCTTGTGAActgccccaaataattcctagagcagatctgtgtTGGGTGGCACTGAACAAGGACCGTGGAAAAtacctccttccccagctgctaTGTGAGTGAGTGGATGGTGCGATAGAGCCCTCCCCTGACCACTGCAGTTAGCACAGGCACATTAAGtcctggcggggctgcagtggttaaagcaggggttctcaaactgggggtcgtgaccctTCAGGGgctcgcaaggttattacatgggggggttgcgagctggtAGCATCcacccccaaatcctgctttgcctccaatgtttataatggtgttaaatgtaaaaaaaaagtgtttttaatttataaggggggggtcacactccgaggcttgctgtgtgaaagggctcatcagtacaaaagtttgagaaccactaggcTAGAGGTTTTGTGGAGAGATTTGAAAGGTGAGCAGAGGGGACTGGTAAGTCTTCTCCTTATTCCCCTCCCATAATACAAGGCAGCAAACCCCTTTTAAAGCAAGGTAGTTACCCTGCAGAACTCACCGACACATGATATTATTGCAGCAGCAATTAGCAAGAGTTTTAAAGGGTTAAGTGTCTGTTATAATGTTACCTGGGCAGGGCACAGCCATGGGGCTAAGATGACATTTTCTAAGATTTACCCCAAATGTGCGGGCTAAATAATTGTTATGAGAGCTTGATGAAAATGATACTCTCAGCAACTGTACtgtgaaaatgtttgatattgGGTCTGGGACTCGCTGCTGGCTTATCCGTGATACTTGGTGTGGAACAGCTGCTCTGCTCAGCCTGAGGAGCTGTAGTGCCAGAGTGTTATCGATTCACCAACACCCTCTCTTGTGATGTTAAGTGTGTGCAGGGTGCAGCCAcccagggagctccctggagGTCAGTGAAGGCCCGGTCATTGTGTGGCCCCGCTGGGGGTACTGGCGCGCTGAGGCAGGCAGAGATGTACCCGAGAGTCTGGTGCAGGGAGTCTGGGTGTCTTCGCCCACCCTCAGGAATTGAATACTGAAATTGAAGCTGGCTGAAATATGAACGTTGTGCAGTTCTCAGGAAATGGCTAGTGACAGTTCTGTGGCACCTATAGTTCAGGTGTGTCCTGGGGCTGCGTTCCAGGCTGCTGGATTCCTGGGGTGAGCGTCTTCTGTGGGGCAGCTAGAATGAGGGCCGGGGTGTTGCACTAAATTAGGGTTCTTCTCCCCCAATTTAATCTGACTCCAAAAAGCATCCATTGTGTCCCTAGAGAAGAGACAGTGAGCAGGGTTTAAAATGACCAGGGCTCCATTTCTGGGCCACAGGACTAGACtgatgggctggggcagggtagcTTTCCTCTGGCCCTTGTCACTTCAGGATCTGAGCCCCAGACGCACACCAGGAGCAAACAGGAAAGAGCAGGATGTCAAAGTGCCCGGGATCCGTGGGTGCATGCGGggaagagggggcggggggaactgcTGCATGGAGAGCGCTTTCAAAAATCTGTCTTTAGTGGGTCCTCCTCCAAGCACCCCAGCTAGAAGCATGGTTTGATCCCCATCTCACCCGGGGTGCCGAGACTCAGCGTGGTTGGGAACTGCCCAGTGACTGTAGGTGCCTTGGGGACCCCGGGTGGCTGAGGCAGGAGTCTCCAGGTGGCCCTGCACTGCCCGGGTGAGGTGAGGGCAGCCGGAAGGAATGCAGAATCGCCAGCCATTTCCTCAAGGGAGAGCCAGGAGAGATCACAGCTCTGATAGGTGCTGGCATCTGCCCAGTGCTGCCAGACTGCCTGGGGACTGGTGCCGCCCCAGGGTTCGGCACCTTGCTCCCCCTCGTCTGTGACCATCTGAACCCCGAGCAGATAATCCTACTTTTTCTGGGGCCAGCCTGCGGTGGGAGCAGCTCTGACACACTGTGCCACCTTCTTCCACTTCCCAGAGATCACGTGCCTCTGGGACAAGGGGCGTCTCAGGCCCGGAAGGGCATCTAGCAATCCCACAATGTCCCAGGCCTACTAGGGGACCCAGCACTTCAGCCTTAGCACCCCCTTAGCAGGTGCGGGGATATGAATAGGGCCCTGAATCCATTGAGCACTCTGGTCTCTGGCCCAGGCCCTGTTCCCCAATGAAGAGGTGCTCATGGATCTGCCcaaggggggggggcacaggaatTTATCCCAACTCCTCTGTGGAGCAGCATTCTTGTTGTGGCTGCCAGGTGCATTCTGGAATTTGGGCTCTGCGTCATGGCCCCAGGGAGTTTGCTCTGGGGGCAGCTAGGCCCGACCTGGTTCAGTGAGTGGGGGGGTGCAGAAGGGCTCTGCAGTGGGCTGGGCCATGCCTCTCCactgacctagggtgaccagatgtcctgattttatagggacagtcccaatatttctTATATAGGGCAGCCGGAAGGAATGCAGAATCGCCAGCCATTTCCTCAAGGGAGAGCCAGGAGAGATCACAGCTCTGATAGGTGCTGGCATCTGCCCAGTGCTGCCAGACTGCCTGGGGACTATTACCCCACacctcccatcccgatttttcacactttctatctggtcaccctaccctgacCCCTGGCACTCTGGGGACAGAGTACGTTAGGCCCAGGGCTGGTGGCTGCAGTGTCTGGCCCCATTGTCAGGCAGTTAATTGATGGGCTGCAGAGCACGTGGAGTGAAAAGGGATGTAGATGGTgccatcttccccctcccctctgctgcccTAGAGCAGCAGGGGTTGGAGCCTTTGGGGCTATGAAGCTGTGAGGGCCAGGTTGGAAccagggatggggatggagggaggcccTGGGCCAGGTTAGAGATGGGGGCACAGGAGCAGCAGGGTGCTAGGAACGTGTCTCCCCACAGTGCGCTTTCTAACACGCTGCTGTGTCTGCCTGCAGCACCAATGGCGTCGGCCATCCCTCCAAACTTCTCCTGGGTGGTGCCCGGCAAGCTGGCAGGGCTGGCCATGCCACGGCAGCCCTCACACTACCAGTACATGCATGAGCATGGCATTCGGCACCTGGTGTCGCTGACCGAGCGCAGCCCACCCAACCACGACACCTGCCCTGGCATCAAGCTCCATCGCCTCCGCATCCAGGACTTCTGTGCCCCGTCGCTGGAGCAGATCAAGCACTTCCTGCAGATTGTGGAGGATGCCAGCAACAAGGGC
This genomic window from Mauremys mutica isolate MM-2020 ecotype Southern chromosome 17, ASM2049712v1, whole genome shotgun sequence contains:
- the DUSP23 gene encoding dual specificity protein phosphatase 23, with the translated sequence MASAIPPNFSWVVPGKLAGLAMPRQPSHYQYMHEHGIRHLVSLTERSPPNHDTCPGIKLHRLRIQDFCAPSLEQIKHFLQIVEDASNKGEAVAVHCMLGFGRTGTMLACYLVKAQKLTGVDAIHEIRRIRPGAIETHDQEKAVIQFHHHIK